The Styela clava chromosome 2, kaStyClav1.hap1.2, whole genome shotgun sequence genome contains a region encoding:
- the LOC144419880 gene encoding protein rolling stone-like, which yields MATSCGYEFQSKHLRFESANENNFYEFQWSKKKLYFVLYRAFTLLYHWGWLIASWVFAKEDIAYTASNWSFFFTGIYYLCAFITALYGLIARNDHKVENQEAPNTGRSHKTENPGGLRFFHKVTWFFQVQAIDFVIFVTVLYWALLAPDVPAETLRMPIGQHKHSVQGIMLLIDIFVVSIPTRWIQFVYSALFALFYAINTVIVHFAGINSQIYGFLDFVNSPGIVAGVLLMNVFVVPIILHTITFAFYHLKMLIYRCTLGKKQRMSDQPATFNTGHDNVAFSS from the exons atggcTACAAGCTGTGGATACGAATTTCAATCAAAGCATCTGCGATTCGAAAGCGCGaacgaaaacaatttttatgaatttcaa TGGTCAAagaagaaattatattttgttttgtatcgTGCTTTCACCCTGCTCTATCACTGGGGCTGGTTAATAGCAAGCTGGGTGTTTGCCAAAGAAGACATTGCTTACACTGCAAGTAATTGGAGTTTTTTCTTTACCGGCATTTATTACTTATGCGCGTTTATCACTGCATTATATGGACTAATTGCGCGAAACGACCATAAAGTCGAAAATCAAGAAGCACCAAATACCGGCAGGTCACATAAAACAGAAAATCCAG GTGGACTGAGATTCTTCCACAAAGTTACTTGGTTCTTTCAGGTACAAGCaattgattttgttatttttgtcaCAGTTCTGTACTGGGCACTTCTGGCACCGGATGTCCCAGCAGAAACACTGAGAATGCCTATCGGCCAACATAAACATAGTGTGCAAGGGATAATGCTTCTGATAGATATTTTTGTAGTCTCTATTCCCACACGTTGGATACAGTTTGTTTACAGTGCCTTGTTCGCATTGTTCTACGCAATCAACACAGTTATCGTACACTTTGCCGGAATAAACTCCCAAATATACGGATTTCTCGATTTTGTCAACTCTCCCGGCATAGTGGCAGGAGTTCTTCTTATGAATGTATTTGTGGTGCCTATCATATTGCACACAATCACATTTGCATTTTATCATCTGAAGATGTTGATTTATCGCTGCACACTTGGAAAGAAGCAGAGAATGTCCGATCAACCAGCTACATTCAATACGGGGCATGACAATGTTGCCTTTTCATCGTGA